From Aristaeella lactis, the proteins below share one genomic window:
- a CDS encoding helix-turn-helix domain-containing protein, with protein sequence MELGKRLKEYRNQSGMTQDELAERLYVTRQTISAWENDKSYPDIHSLLMLGDLFHVSLDTLVKGDIEIMKETIDQADIRNFKRDSNIYAILLIACVVLLFPLWKWCGIPGIVIWGLLFAAALFYAVKLEKVKKQHDIHTYKEIVAFTNGEKLDNIEKAREEGKRNYQLIIAVVACAALGFGVAWIAFH encoded by the coding sequence ATGGAACTTGGAAAGCGGCTGAAGGAATACAGGAACCAGAGCGGTATGACACAGGATGAACTTGCAGAGCGTTTATATGTGACACGGCAGACGATCTCCGCCTGGGAAAACGACAAAAGCTATCCTGACATCCACAGCCTGCTGATGCTGGGTGATCTGTTTCACGTCTCCCTTGACACATTGGTTAAAGGAGATATCGAAATCATGAAAGAGACAATTGACCAGGCTGACATTCGTAACTTTAAACGGGACAGCAACATCTACGCGATCCTGCTGATCGCGTGTGTGGTACTGCTTTTCCCGCTGTGGAAATGGTGCGGCATACCGGGCATCGTCATCTGGGGGCTGCTGTTCGCCGCGGCACTGTTCTATGCCGTGAAACTTGAGAAGGTCAAAAAGCAACATGATATCCATACATATAAGGAAATCGTTGCCTTCACGAACGGTGAAAAACTGGACAATATCGAAAAGGCGAGGGAAGAAGGAAAACGGAACTATCAGTTGATCATCGCGGTCGTGGCGTGCGCTGCCCTTGGATTTGGTGTCGCGTGGATCGCGTTTCACTGA
- a CDS encoding DUF4003 family protein has translation MKPELEKLCTDYTANREAVKKAFRWDNSALYAVCANIFCANGHMADADRLKECRAVIKKNTGAFSKFRSRKIRCLLSGMLALGENPESRMVQANDYFRLLKKQFKGTEYLVLTAFLLTDLADRNVTLETVTRGRELYRRMNKKHRMLTDNTDSVFAMLLAFSDKTDDELLEETEDGYQLLKARFSNGSGSQTAAQVLSMAAGTAEDRTQRVIELYDALQETGVEYGHSAELAPLAALSLSDRPVTELVEEIREADEFLAEQNLYGKKKEDLAQRAMHAVMIVSDQYAGTSQVNITVMTNTLDMLIAQQQAKRISLAIHAVEFAAKFLGKSDTKAGTDDKTGDVNTDTAEKLEK, from the coding sequence ATGAAACCGGAACTGGAAAAACTCTGCACAGACTATACAGCCAACCGCGAAGCGGTGAAGAAAGCGTTCAGGTGGGACAACAGCGCCCTTTATGCGGTATGCGCCAACATCTTTTGCGCTAACGGTCATATGGCGGACGCGGACAGGCTGAAAGAATGCCGGGCTGTGATCAAAAAGAACACAGGGGCGTTTTCCAAATTCCGGAGCAGGAAGATCCGTTGCCTTCTTTCCGGTATGCTGGCACTTGGTGAGAATCCGGAAAGCAGGATGGTGCAGGCCAACGATTATTTCCGCCTGCTGAAGAAACAGTTCAAGGGAACAGAGTATCTTGTGCTGACCGCTTTCCTGCTTACGGACCTGGCGGACCGGAACGTGACATTGGAAACCGTAACCCGGGGCAGGGAACTGTACCGCCGGATGAACAAAAAGCACAGGATGCTCACAGACAACACGGACAGCGTTTTCGCGATGCTGCTCGCTTTTTCGGATAAAACGGACGATGAACTGCTTGAAGAGACAGAAGACGGCTATCAGCTGCTGAAGGCCCGGTTCTCCAACGGCAGCGGATCGCAGACGGCGGCCCAGGTTCTTTCCATGGCCGCAGGTACGGCGGAGGATAGGACACAGCGGGTGATCGAACTGTATGACGCCCTGCAGGAAACCGGAGTGGAATACGGTCATTCCGCTGAACTGGCACCCCTTGCGGCTCTGTCCCTGTCGGACAGACCGGTTACCGAACTGGTGGAAGAAATCCGGGAAGCGGATGAATTCCTGGCTGAGCAGAATCTCTATGGGAAAAAGAAAGAAGACCTGGCACAGCGGGCCATGCACGCGGTTATGATCGTATCCGATCAGTACGCGGGGACAAGCCAGGTGAACATTACCGTGATGACCAATACCCTGGATATGCTGATCGCCCAGCAACAGGCCAAGCGGATCTCGCTGGCCATCCATGCCGTGGAATTTGCTGCCAAATTCCTGGGCAAATCCGACACGAAAGCAGGGACGGATGACAAAACCGGTGATGTCAATACAGACACCGCTGAAAAGCTTGAAAAATAA
- a CDS encoding C-GCAxxG-C-C family protein, whose amino-acid sequence MTRQEKAVQYFNNGFHCSQAVLASYADECGLSEEQALKIGACFGGGMRKGEVCGACSGALMVLGSLYGQYDLADEESRQTANEVNDRMIRGFEEACGSYLCREILGCDISTPEGKQYAREKNLFKELCPQLVANAVTVLEKIIGERQ is encoded by the coding sequence ATGACAAGACAGGAAAAAGCTGTGCAATATTTCAATAATGGATTTCACTGCTCCCAGGCGGTTTTAGCCTCGTATGCGGATGAATGCGGCCTTTCGGAGGAGCAGGCACTGAAAATCGGCGCCTGTTTCGGAGGCGGAATGCGAAAGGGAGAAGTATGCGGTGCGTGTTCAGGGGCGTTGATGGTGCTTGGCTCCTTATACGGACAGTATGACCTGGCGGATGAAGAAAGCAGGCAGACCGCCAATGAGGTAAACGACCGGATGATCAGGGGGTTTGAGGAAGCCTGCGGCTCTTATCTGTGCAGGGAAATCCTCGGGTGCGACATATCAACCCCTGAAGGCAAACAATACGCCCGCGAAAAAAACCTTTTTAAGGAACTGTGTCCGCAGCTTGTTGCAAACGCGGTGACAGTGCTGGAAAAAATAATCGGAGAGAGGCAGTAA
- a CDS encoding GNAT family N-acetyltransferase yields MDNGLIIRDVQEEDAERLAEIYAYYVRNTAVSFEYTAPSVSEFRERICKIKAKYPYLVCERQGKVIGYAYAGRYSPREAYQWTATTSIYIDHECRRQGAGSLLYRELEGRLRDQGIVNLLAGVGYCEKEDEYLSHDSYKYHLKEGYTLVAQMKGVGKKFDRWYDLLWLQKKL; encoded by the coding sequence ATGGACAATGGTCTGATTATCCGCGATGTCCAGGAAGAAGATGCCGAAAGGCTTGCAGAGATCTATGCCTATTATGTGCGGAATACGGCAGTCTCCTTTGAATATACAGCGCCGTCAGTCAGCGAATTCAGGGAGAGGATCTGTAAAATCAAGGCAAAGTATCCCTATCTGGTCTGTGAGAGACAGGGAAAAGTGATCGGATACGCATATGCGGGCCGATACAGTCCGAGGGAAGCGTATCAATGGACGGCAACAACATCGATCTATATCGACCATGAATGCCGCAGGCAGGGCGCGGGATCCCTGCTGTACAGGGAACTGGAAGGCAGACTGCGCGATCAGGGGATCGTGAACCTGCTGGCCGGAGTGGGTTATTGCGAAAAGGAGGACGAATACCTCTCCCATGACAGCTACAAGTATCACCTGAAGGAGGGATATACCCTGGTGGCACAGATGAAAGGGGTCGGAAAGAAATTTGACAGGTGGTATGACCTCCTCTGGCTGCAGAAAAAACTGTAA
- a CDS encoding GNAT family N-acetyltransferase, which translates to MLIKITKYEDLDERKLMDIYSESNYENTDYFFPDEPDKEKAARQVEAGFLDFLKNDFFSKPEAVVWVCEENGTWLSALRTCKVRDVYYLEALETHPDQRKKGYGALLLSAVVDAMKKEGPFRLCDCVSKKNLPSLKTHEKCGFRIVSEGGYDYLLEETDDRDFGLEYRYPEA; encoded by the coding sequence ATGCTGATCAAAATCACAAAATACGAAGACCTGGATGAAAGAAAGCTGATGGATATCTATTCCGAAAGCAACTATGAGAACACGGATTATTTCTTTCCCGATGAACCTGACAAGGAGAAAGCAGCCCGGCAGGTCGAAGCCGGCTTCCTTGATTTCCTGAAGAACGACTTTTTCAGCAAGCCTGAGGCCGTCGTCTGGGTTTGCGAAGAGAACGGAACCTGGCTCAGTGCTTTGAGAACATGCAAAGTCAGGGATGTATATTACCTTGAGGCCCTGGAAACCCACCCGGATCAAAGGAAAAAAGGCTATGGAGCCTTACTGCTGTCAGCGGTTGTGGACGCCATGAAAAAGGAAGGCCCCTTCCGGCTGTGCGACTGCGTCAGCAAAAAGAATTTGCCGTCCCTGAAAACTCATGAAAAATGCGGCTTCCGGATCGTCTCGGAAGGAGGCTACGATTATCTGCTGGAGGAAACGGATGACCGTGATTTCGGGCTTGAGTACCGTTATCCGGAAGCATGA
- a CDS encoding immunogenic protein has protein sequence MKKALLILLCLPLAALFSGCAKKAAVKDTVTGNMKTYTEMDDGTWMCDNYTYKYRLEISGRMPNAAEDSTFVWLSNIEEISFDQAYKAAGVSSDTEDYFPPEKAVLVEMH, from the coding sequence ATGAAAAAAGCATTACTGATCCTCTTGTGCCTGCCGCTGGCAGCATTGTTTTCGGGATGCGCAAAGAAAGCCGCTGTCAAAGACACAGTCACCGGAAACATGAAAACATACACCGAAATGGATGACGGAACATGGATGTGTGATAACTATACCTACAAATACCGTCTCGAGATCTCCGGAAGGATGCCGAACGCGGCCGAGGATTCCACCTTCGTCTGGTTAAGCAATATCGAAGAGATTTCTTTTGACCAGGCCTATAAAGCCGCTGGAGTCAGCAGCGATACGGAAGATTATTTCCCGCCTGAAAAAGCAGTCCTTGTGGAGATGCACTAA
- a CDS encoding class I SAM-dependent methyltransferase, whose amino-acid sequence MSEAIKRYRNVVDQPWGRMFYDLIYRQLDIPDDRSLEILDFGAGFCLTADHYAGHHKVTAVEPNEEMISLRVQENSYTLVPQGAEYLSEIEDSTFDVVLCHNVLEYVEDAESVLNQLVRVLKPGGILSVVKHNDLGRVVAYAVLNDDPRAALDLLCKEEAEDSMFGSRNVYENEHLVSFLADRMELADTYGIRTFFGLSSNNEIKYTDEWYRSMLELETKAGTMDEYRKIAFFNHLIFRKKPAII is encoded by the coding sequence ATGTCTGAAGCAATAAAGAGATACCGGAACGTTGTGGACCAGCCCTGGGGCAGGATGTTCTACGATCTGATTTACCGACAGCTGGATATTCCGGATGACAGGAGTCTGGAGATCCTGGACTTTGGCGCGGGTTTCTGCCTGACAGCGGATCATTACGCCGGGCATCATAAAGTCACCGCCGTGGAGCCGAATGAGGAAATGATCAGCCTGCGGGTACAGGAAAACAGCTATACCCTGGTTCCGCAGGGAGCAGAATACCTTTCAGAAATTGAAGACAGCACCTTTGATGTTGTCCTTTGCCACAATGTCCTGGAATATGTGGAAGATGCCGAATCAGTGCTGAATCAGCTGGTCCGGGTGCTGAAACCCGGTGGCATCCTGTCGGTTGTAAAGCATAATGACCTGGGCCGGGTTGTTGCCTATGCCGTGCTGAATGATGATCCCCGGGCTGCCCTGGACCTGCTGTGCAAAGAAGAGGCTGAAGACAGCATGTTCGGAAGCCGGAATGTGTATGAGAACGAACATCTCGTCAGCTTCCTGGCTGACCGGATGGAGCTTGCTGACACTTACGGGATCAGGACCTTCTTTGGCTTGTCTTCCAATAATGAGATCAAATATACCGATGAATGGTACCGGTCCATGCTGGAGCTGGAAACAAAAGCCGGCACAATGGATGAATACAGGAAGATTGCTTTCTTTAATCATCTGATCTTCCGGAAGAAGCCGGCTATCATATAA
- a CDS encoding SH3 domain-containing protein produces the protein MKKHVWITILIVMTLIIGSIWTVQAEIIPPYGEGQIGLSAVVLCENLTVRQAPVADTGIISSLQGGDRIIVMKQTDGWAEISTSDSEDDAIIGWVKSDYLAIDPAWYHTDKATPVYAWNDTAAPKVGLLDKDTVLPILKDDGGWIVVGLRGASGWIQK, from the coding sequence ATGAAGAAACATGTTTGGATTACTATTCTGATCGTAATGACCCTGATCATCGGCAGCATCTGGACAGTCCAGGCTGAAATTATACCGCCCTACGGCGAAGGCCAGATCGGCCTTTCAGCCGTTGTTCTGTGCGAAAACCTGACCGTGCGCCAGGCGCCTGTTGCTGATACCGGAATCATCTCCTCACTGCAGGGCGGAGATCGGATCATCGTCATGAAGCAGACTGACGGATGGGCTGAGATCAGCACTTCGGATTCCGAAGATGATGCCATTATCGGCTGGGTGAAATCAGACTACCTCGCCATTGATCCCGCCTGGTACCACACGGACAAGGCAACGCCGGTATACGCATGGAATGATACTGCGGCGCCGAAGGTCGGTCTCCTGGACAAGGATACGGTTCTCCCCATCCTGAAGGATGACGGCGGTTGGATCGTTGTCGGTCTGCGCGGCGCTTCCGGATGGATTCAGAAATAA
- a CDS encoding nucleoside deaminase: MDSVKTIPDTEIMKKIEEYMRIAIEEAETAKRNGENPYGAVLLDPEYRFCHKAHSRSIELCDPTAHAEVQVIREYCREQQKVYLEDYILVCSGEPCVMCSGAIKWARIGQIYYSVPQSEINRISGGKPKPSCESLINSGASRKLIVGNVLPEEGLKVFEGFQFIPQDRKK; encoded by the coding sequence ATGGACAGCGTAAAGACGATCCCGGATACGGAAATCATGAAAAAGATCGAAGAATATATGCGGATCGCCATTGAGGAAGCAGAAACGGCTAAACGGAACGGTGAGAATCCCTACGGGGCGGTTCTGCTGGATCCGGAATACCGTTTCTGCCATAAGGCGCATTCCAGGAGCATTGAGCTGTGTGATCCGACAGCGCACGCGGAGGTCCAGGTGATCCGGGAATACTGCCGGGAACAGCAGAAAGTATACTTGGAGGATTATATCCTGGTCTGTTCCGGCGAACCCTGTGTGATGTGCTCCGGCGCGATCAAATGGGCCAGGATCGGGCAGATCTATTATTCGGTTCCGCAAAGCGAGATCAACAGGATCAGCGGCGGAAAACCGAAGCCGTCCTGTGAAAGCCTGATCAACTCCGGAGCCAGCCGGAAGCTGATCGTCGGCAATGTCCTCCCGGAAGAGGGACTGAAGGTTTTTGAAGGTTTTCAGTTCATTCCGCAGGACAGGAAAAAATAA
- a CDS encoding GNAT family N-acetyltransferase, with amino-acid sequence MTVISGLSTVIRKHDKEKQMVTIKEERVSAAEYIDFLKRTDLGSQYPKERFEQRIEKLVRNVSISLIARNGEGLIVGALFGLTDFCYWLYITDLGVDRNYERQGIATRLMKTAHEIAGGEKDIAVYLIANEDAVPFYEKIGMKKANDVMQYNHIEWTEWTVE; translated from the coding sequence ATGACCGTGATTTCGGGCTTGAGTACCGTTATCCGGAAGCATGATAAAGAGAAACAGATGGTCACTATAAAGGAAGAGCGGGTTTCCGCCGCCGAATACATTGATTTTCTGAAAAGAACGGACCTGGGTTCCCAGTATCCGAAAGAACGGTTTGAACAAAGGATCGAAAAGCTCGTCCGGAACGTATCCATCAGCCTGATCGCCCGGAACGGGGAGGGCCTGATCGTCGGCGCTTTGTTCGGGCTCACCGATTTCTGCTACTGGCTTTATATCACCGACCTGGGCGTTGACAGGAACTACGAGCGTCAGGGAATCGCCACCCGGCTGATGAAGACCGCCCATGAGATCGCCGGCGGTGAAAAGGACATAGCGGTATACCTGATCGCCAATGAGGACGCCGTGCCCTTTTACGAAAAGATCGGCATGAAAAAGGCGAATGACGTCATGCAGTATAACCATATCGAGTGGACTGAATGGACCGTGGAATAA
- a CDS encoding sister chromatid cohesion protein PDS5 — protein sequence MNESELYKDLGMLTKDKTRWKESISYVSSLLDHESEKIRAKALWLLAEIGLEYPLLVKETVPAIVSFCSSPVPLLRERAVNALGRIGRGSYQVIEPYWADLFRFAGDEDPKVRLSFIWASENIATNTPDIYEHSMPVFEKLLHDPDDKVRMEAPEIFRVLGKRRPEFVRPYADLLRDISETDENRVVRIHSLGALRAAGL from the coding sequence TTGAACGAATCAGAACTCTACAAAGATCTTGGAATGCTGACAAAGGACAAAACCAGGTGGAAGGAGAGCATTTCGTATGTTTCTTCTTTACTTGATCATGAATCTGAAAAGATCCGGGCCAAAGCACTCTGGCTGCTTGCGGAGATCGGCCTTGAATACCCTCTGCTGGTGAAAGAAACCGTTCCCGCCATTGTGTCTTTCTGCAGCAGTCCGGTCCCCCTTCTGCGGGAACGGGCGGTAAACGCCCTCGGCCGGATCGGCCGGGGCAGTTATCAGGTGATCGAACCATACTGGGCGGACCTGTTCCGCTTTGCCGGGGACGAAGACCCCAAGGTGCGGCTGAGCTTCATCTGGGCTTCGGAAAATATCGCCACAAACACACCCGATATCTATGAACATTCCATGCCGGTGTTTGAGAAGCTCCTGCATGATCCTGATGACAAAGTCAGGATGGAAGCGCCGGAAATCTTCCGGGTACTTGGTAAGCGCAGACCGGAATTCGTCAGGCCTTATGCGGACCTGCTGCGGGATATTTCCGAAACCGATGAAAACCGGGTTGTGAGGATCCATTCCCTCGGAGCGCTCCGGGCAGCCGGTTTGTGA
- a CDS encoding glycoside hydrolase family 18 protein encodes MKRLICVLLTAVLTLGLLLAAAPAEQAKEEPGVTVYFPNWNIYSDARCDVKGLPWDRLDCVNHAFWEVIPQDGGFAVVSTDPWADTDPDNPNAHFPQYAECAEKYPDTKILISIGGWTDSGHFSEMALTAESRGSFIRSCLDTLDAYPFLGGLDIDWEYPGVEREPEDESDEGCPVVGDDWTNYTLLLKELREALDEHFGQGTKLLTVCAGASVGWSLSKQDYASLHPYVDKINLMTYDMAGSWEENTGHHTALLGEVSADTAVKYLLEQGVPAEKITIGSPLYSHGWKIREATEEVVGAAADAIDDFTWHDLIAIEEAAVEEGTPGWHKGYDKEKEAAYLWNDDPESDDYLNFITYDSADSLAAKLAYINENKLGGLIVWEVHGDSIDRDWPMITEMHKGLHP; translated from the coding sequence ATGAAAAGACTTATTTGCGTGTTACTGACGGCTGTCCTGACTCTCGGACTGCTCCTGGCTGCTGCTCCTGCTGAGCAGGCAAAGGAGGAACCCGGCGTGACGGTTTATTTCCCGAACTGGAACATCTATTCCGACGCCCGGTGCGACGTCAAGGGCCTGCCGTGGGACCGGCTGGACTGCGTTAACCACGCTTTCTGGGAAGTAATTCCCCAGGACGGCGGCTTTGCCGTTGTATCCACTGACCCCTGGGCTGACACCGATCCGGACAACCCCAACGCTCATTTCCCGCAGTACGCGGAATGCGCGGAAAAGTATCCCGACACAAAGATCCTGATCTCCATCGGTGGATGGACGGATTCCGGTCATTTCTCCGAAATGGCACTGACAGCGGAAAGCCGCGGCTCCTTCATCAGGAGCTGCCTGGATACGCTGGATGCCTATCCTTTCCTGGGCGGCCTGGACATCGACTGGGAGTATCCCGGTGTGGAACGGGAACCTGAGGATGAAAGCGATGAAGGTTGCCCGGTGGTGGGTGACGACTGGACCAACTACACCCTGCTGCTGAAAGAACTGCGCGAAGCGCTGGACGAGCATTTCGGACAGGGCACGAAGCTCCTGACCGTTTGCGCCGGTGCCTCTGTGGGCTGGTCCCTGAGCAAGCAGGATTACGCTTCCCTGCATCCCTATGTGGACAAGATCAACCTGATGACCTACGACATGGCGGGCTCCTGGGAAGAAAACACCGGCCATCATACGGCACTGCTCGGCGAAGTTTCCGCGGATACTGCTGTGAAATACCTGCTGGAGCAGGGCGTGCCTGCTGAGAAGATCACCATCGGTTCTCCGCTGTACAGCCATGGCTGGAAGATCCGTGAAGCGACTGAAGAAGTTGTCGGCGCCGCCGCGGACGCGATCGACGATTTCACCTGGCATGACCTGATCGCCATTGAGGAGGCCGCTGTTGAAGAGGGAACTCCCGGATGGCATAAGGGCTATGATAAGGAAAAGGAAGCGGCGTATCTGTGGAACGACGATCCTGAATCCGACGATTATCTCAATTTCATCACCTATGACAGCGCTGATTCCCTGGCAGCCAAGCTGGCCTACATCAACGAAAACAAGCTGGGCGGCCTGATCGTCTGGGAAGTGCACGGCGACAGCATCGACAGAGACTGGCCGATGATCACTGAGATGCATAAAGGGCTTCACCCCTGA
- a CDS encoding class I SAM-dependent methyltransferase, which yields MKKTDKLVRLLMADIENRDILEAACGTADFSLSALPFARTAACIDLDDSRLNPQARQNGLHFQVMDASRMDYADHTFDTVFIYNAFSHIYPQWKEIVKECRRVTKENGTIIIVSTWSLDTGLIRDTFGDKAVMKDDFLIVRIAV from the coding sequence ATGAAAAAAACGGATAAACTTGTCCGCCTGCTGATGGCGGATATTGAAAACAGGGATATCCTCGAAGCAGCCTGCGGAACAGCGGATTTTTCCCTTTCAGCTCTGCCGTTTGCCCGCACGGCTGCCTGTATCGATCTGGATGACAGCCGGCTGAATCCGCAGGCCCGTCAGAACGGCCTTCACTTTCAGGTGATGGACGCGTCCCGGATGGATTATGCTGATCACACATTTGATACCGTCTTCATCTATAATGCTTTCAGCCATATTTATCCCCAGTGGAAAGAAATAGTGAAAGAATGCAGGCGTGTCACGAAGGAGAACGGGACCATTATCATTGTCAGCACCTGGTCGCTGGACACAGGTCTGATCCGGGATACCTTCGGTGATAAAGCCGTCATGAAGGACGATTTCCTGATCGTCCGGATTGCTGTATAA
- a CDS encoding MerR family transcriptional regulator, with product MLKIGDFSKLSRVSIRMLRHYDDIGLLKPAETDTFTGYRYYREDQLFTIGRITALKDMGFSLSDIIRILENYDDPEKMESFLSARQEELSRLSKETEYKLMLLETARKRLRKEQIMNYDVTVKTIPERYAATVHMVVPHYEDEGMLWGMMAECKTPLIPADPCLAAAEFLDKEYKEENVEIITWMTVKGTYEDTEHVKFKTLPAVKVASCIIKGSYEQMGDATATVVSWINENGYQISGPMFNIYHVGPVQTQNPDEYVTEVCFPIG from the coding sequence ATGCTGAAGATCGGAGATTTTTCAAAACTGTCCAGAGTAAGCATCAGAATGCTTCGCCACTATGATGACATCGGACTGCTGAAGCCTGCGGAAACCGACACCTTTACAGGCTACCGGTATTACAGGGAGGATCAGCTGTTCACCATCGGACGGATCACTGCCCTGAAGGATATGGGCTTTTCCCTGTCGGATATCATCCGGATTCTTGAAAACTATGATGATCCGGAAAAAATGGAATCATTCCTGTCCGCCCGGCAGGAGGAACTGTCCAGACTGTCAAAGGAGACGGAGTATAAGCTGATGCTTCTGGAAACAGCCAGGAAACGGCTGAGAAAGGAGCAGATCATGAATTATGACGTTACAGTAAAAACCATCCCGGAAAGATACGCGGCCACGGTGCATATGGTGGTTCCGCACTATGAGGACGAGGGGATGCTCTGGGGGATGATGGCAGAATGCAAGACGCCGCTGATCCCCGCGGATCCCTGCCTGGCGGCAGCGGAATTCCTGGATAAGGAATACAAGGAAGAAAATGTGGAGATCATCACCTGGATGACCGTGAAGGGGACCTATGAGGATACGGAGCATGTGAAGTTCAAAACCCTTCCGGCGGTGAAGGTGGCGAGCTGTATTATCAAAGGCAGCTATGAGCAGATGGGGGACGCGACGGCGACCGTGGTTTCCTGGATCAATGAAAATGGATACCAGATCAGCGGACCCATGTTCAATATCTATCACGTCGGCCCGGTGCAAACGCAGAATCCGGATGAGTATGTGACAGAAGTTTGTTTCCCGATCGGATAA
- a CDS encoding MarR family winged helix-turn-helix transcriptional regulator yields MDQVKLFREYTRELECHLAYLNQSDCCQCGINESQCFLIVEIGREPGICVKELAEKVGLDKSGISRGVEELVRKGYVNREPSMEDRRSVVLTLTEAGQARFEKIENDMYGKFAGVFANIAEDKRQQVLEALKIYNAACRKAESK; encoded by the coding sequence ATGGACCAGGTAAAGCTTTTTCGTGAATACACCAGGGAACTGGAATGCCATCTGGCGTATCTGAACCAGTCTGACTGCTGCCAGTGCGGCATTAATGAGTCACAATGCTTCCTGATTGTCGAGATCGGCAGGGAGCCTGGGATCTGTGTGAAAGAACTGGCCGAAAAAGTCGGACTGGATAAAAGCGGCATTAGCCGCGGGGTTGAGGAGCTGGTCCGGAAGGGATATGTGAACCGGGAGCCATCCATGGAAGACCGCCGCAGTGTTGTGCTTACCCTTACCGAAGCCGGACAGGCCAGGTTTGAGAAGATAGAGAATGACATGTACGGGAAGTTTGCCGGGGTTTTTGCCAATATAGCAGAGGATAAACGACAGCAGGTACTTGAAGCCCTGAAGATCTACAATGCAGCCTGCAGAAAAGCGGAGAGTAAATGA
- a CDS encoding helix-turn-helix domain-containing protein, whose protein sequence is MKEWVETVQHMIDWIETHLDQTRMLHDLSEEIGYSPWYCSVLFHDVTNMTIKSYAAGRRLARAAEEIRDTRERILDTAVKYGYSSQEALSRVFKEQYGCTPAVYRKNPVPIRLQVHKVVLLPDYSETGRITKMETSRLFIKVEHIPAHKYLGIWEEKAAGYGDFWNYHDEDDVCGFVTSMDKLAHPIVTAHTAGWKEANGKRFYFYGTGVPEDYSGPVPQGFELREIPAGDYLVFGYPSFDYMTENADVMNAVEELAWNYDPHILGYEWDETEHPDYQRHCPEGLGYQVLRPVRKA, encoded by the coding sequence ATGAAGGAATGGGTTGAAACCGTCCAGCATATGATAGACTGGATTGAAACGCACCTGGATCAGACCCGGATGCTGCATGACCTCTCTGAAGAGATCGGCTATTCCCCGTGGTACTGCTCGGTGCTGTTCCACGACGTAACAAACATGACCATCAAATCCTACGCGGCCGGCAGGCGTCTGGCCCGTGCCGCGGAAGAGATCCGGGACACCCGGGAGCGGATCCTGGATACTGCCGTCAAATACGGATATTCTTCCCAGGAAGCCCTGTCCAGGGTTTTTAAGGAACAGTATGGATGCACCCCGGCTGTATACCGGAAGAATCCTGTTCCGATCCGCCTTCAGGTTCATAAGGTGGTTCTGCTTCCCGACTACAGCGAAACAGGAAGGATCACGAAGATGGAAACATCCCGTCTGTTTATCAAAGTGGAACACATCCCGGCCCACAAATACCTGGGGATCTGGGAAGAAAAAGCAGCCGGGTACGGTGACTTCTGGAATTACCATGACGAGGATGATGTCTGCGGCTTTGTGACAAGCATGGATAAACTCGCCCACCCCATCGTCACGGCCCATACTGCCGGATGGAAGGAAGCAAACGGAAAACGGTTCTATTTCTATGGAACCGGTGTGCCGGAAGACTACAGCGGCCCTGTTCCGCAGGGATTTGAGCTCCGGGAGATTCCCGCCGGTGATTATCTGGTTTTCGGCTATCCCTCCTTCGACTACATGACCGAAAACGCGGATGTCATGAACGCGGTGGAAGAACTGGCCTGGAATTATGATCCGCATATCCTGGGATATGAATGGGATGAGACTGAACATCCGGATTACCAGAGGCACTGTCCCGAAGGACTTGGTTATCAGGTCCTCCGCCCGGTCAGAAAGGCATGA